ctagttttgACTGACTGAACGAACTCTTCACGTTACCTTGTTGGTATACTGGCAGCAAAAGCGCTACCTGGCTAATTAAAACTGGAGCATTACCTTGACTCGGTCTGGCCGTACAACTTGCTGGAAACCATTCGAACTATGCTAGCTCCTACAGGCGCGACTCATGGAGTCGTCTCAGAAGCCAAGCTAGCACGAGCGGAGATCCGTCTCTCATAGAGAGTATAGGGTTAGGCTGGAACGATGCTGACAAAACAAACATTAGCGTTTCTAACTTGTGCGTTAAAACGGCTGTGATGAGTTGGTCCTTGTGTACAGTAACGTAAACAATAAAGAAGATGCTAGGGAAGTGGTTGTGATCCAGGAGTGAAAACTTTCCAACTGGTTGTTTTGGGATTAGCAGGAATGTCCTGTAGGCATCTTCTTGAATGTAAACATGGTCGCTCAACGAGTTTTAAGCGTGTGTAAGCGAGCGGCGTTGCTCCCGTAAGACGCAGCAGGTCTTTTGATCTGATGAGGATCCCGCCCTTCTGTTGGGAATAAACTTCCTGTTCGGCACACACGGTTGGCTGAGCAGCGACACGCGATGCTGATTATAGTCATGTGGTCTTCTCCTGGATCAGTTCTACCATTTGTTCCTTCGGTTTCCCGGAGAAGGGGCGCACGGGGTTGTAGGTGAGCAGCGAGCTGCTGGTGGAGATGTGGCTGAAGGCCGGAGAGGACACTGGGGTGGGACTGCAGAGAAACTGGAAACGCTGTGAAGCCGAAAAAAGAAGCGGTCACCAGGTATTTAAAAAACCTTCAGCGGCTTTGGATGGGACGTGCGTGGGTCTCACTTGTGCCAGGGTTCCCGGGGTGGTGGCGAGAGCGTAGATGGCCCAGATGGGCAGCAGGGACACAGAGGAGAGGGTGAGGAGCCAGCCTAGCGTGGAGGCCCAGAGCGGAGCCACCAGCCCTTTACCCAGAGCCAGCGGGGACCAGCGCACCAGCGAGAAGATAAACGTAGCCTTAGGAAGACAGAGAACCTCATTACAGCTTCTTTTATGCAGCAAAAACGCAACTCaagatttatttactaataaccgtTTGATGCAAACAAAACCAAATTTATTTCACATTAAAGTTTGTTTCCTGTTTTTTTCCCTCTGCGGGATGCAGGAGGATCCAGGACGCTGCAGCAGCATTTGCCGTGTGGCAGCACACCACACACCGCCGGTCTACAACTGGTATATCTGTGAAGTTTTGGTTCCTCGCGTGAGGTCTGTCGTGTTTTGTAACCTCCTGCTGTGTGACACGGGCCTGATGCATCTCTGTGTGATGGAGATGACTCACGGTGCACACGGCTGGGGTCAGGTATTTCCAGCACAGCCTGAAGACGGGCAGCGGGTCGTAGCCGGTCATGTCTCTGATGTTGGAGCTGAAGCGCTCGGCTCCTGGAGACAAAAACAGATTATTTTAATGTCAAAGGAGACGTTTTCTCCCTCAAACGCCTGTCGTCACTACTAAAGTGTGGACCACCTAACCAGCAGCAGGAACTTCCTGATTTCAGAGGCCCGTCCCTGGCTGGGATAGCGGCTCCCCGGGCCCAGATTGAGAGGAGGCGGGGCCTGAGGGCTGATTTAGGGTCTGGCAAGGATCCAGACTCCTTCCCACAGAGACATCCTAACATGGAGGCCACTGAGTTCGAGAGTCTGAGCTTCTATTAAACTCTGGGGGTTCGTTTCATTATTGATAAGaagaaaatgtaataaaagctggAAAGAGAAGATTGAACTAAATAGGTCATAAACCCAGAACGGTACCGTAGACCCAGCCGATGGCTAATGACTGAAAGATGGAGAGGAGCAGCAGGCTGGCTCCGCTGCAGGAGAAGTGGTCGTAGATCTGGAACACGTAGAGACCACCCTACATGGAGGAGGGAACAGAGAAGCATCATTATTAccaaacggtgtgtgtgtgtgtgtgtgttcctccacCCAGAACCAACACCTCACCGGTGTGACCATGACCAGTCCGACCAGGAAGCAGACGACacacaccaccagcagcagcagctctcggCGCCGGCCGCGGCGGATCAGGTGGGGGTACAGGTCTGTGACCGAGGTCATCAGGGCCTCCAGGCTCACAAACTGGGTCAGACAGGAAGTGATTGTGATGctgctgctacacacacacacacacacacacacacacacacacaccagagcctACCTGTGTGTCCAGACCTAGCATGATGATCATGAGGAAGAAGCAGACCGCCCACAGCTGAGGAAGAGGCATCATGGCTACGGCTCTCGGGTAAGCGATGAAGGCCAGACCCGGACCTGCCCCAGAGAATCCCAAATGACTAGTTAGCTAATGGTGCCCTGATGCAAACGGCACAGTTTCTCTTCCAGTTTTTCTTCCTTAATTTCATGTTTGACGACATTACTGTTTCTGCGCGTTTCACCTGATTGGGCCACAGCGGCGATGTCCACGCCCTGTTCTTCAGCCATGAAGCCCAGCACGGAGAAGATGGCGAAGCCTGCCAGGAAGCTCGTGCTGCTGTTCAGGAGACACAGCAGGAAGGAATCCCTGGAATCATCAGAGGACTGACTTAGTAAAatcctgaggtgtgtgtgtgtgtgtgagagagagagagagagacagactgtGGGAAACATGGCAGAGAGGGCTTTTCTTTGAGGTGTGGTCTTTTCATTCCTGCCATTCCTTCTGACCAGCGGGAGCTAACGTCTTACATTTCAGTATGTATGGTTCACCtcaagcggtgtgtgtgtgtgtgtgtgtgtgtgtgtgtgtgtgtgtgtgtgtgtgtgagctggggGGTAGGGGGTCTCACTTATAGCAGTCATTGTTGTATTTGTTGTAACTTCCCAGAGCTGTGAGACTTCCCAAGCAGATTCCGTAGGAGAAAAAGACCTGGGTTCCTGCATCCATCCACACCTGCAGAGAAAACATTTCACCCGTTTGTTTTTGAGGGTTAAAGGGAAGTCGTCCAACGCAGATTCAACGAATTAAACCCTAAAAATGGAACAAAACAGTATTCCGTGTCTTGGGATGTGCTTCTGTACCTGTGGGTCGGCCAGGCGCGTGTGGTTGGGTTTGAGGTAGTAGACGATGCCCTGCATTGCCCCGGGTAGTGTGGCGCCGCGCACCAGCAGCACAAGCAGCATGGCGTACGGGAAGGTGGCCGTCAGGTACACCACCTGACATGGTCACAGAGAGGTCAAAGGGAGAAGATGTCTAAGAGTTGTTGTCAAAAAAGGAAAAAATCAGAAACTACTGAAGATTCCCAATCTGTGTTTGCTGACTCCTGATTCCCTCAAAGGTTTTCCTACATAAATTATACATCAGAGCTTTAAGATTTTTGTCTCCTTCCACCCACCAAGTGTCATTATTCTGTAggacttgtggttttctctcaaaTCCTTTCAGACTAGATAGAGTCCACACCTGAGCTTCCGTTGACATCCAGGAAATCTGAACATAATCCCCTCAAACCTGGAGGAGAAATTCTGCACCTACTGTCTGTCTGAGGCCGACTCTTAAAGCTTTCATGCCAGAAGTGAGAGACGTGCAATTACCACGATGACCTTAATGGGCCACTGCCAGCAGCgttaatgtttatttcttttatttcttaTTACCAGAGATgcggaattgtggcatcaacaagtcatctccatgccatGTTTTTTCTTCCTCTTAGCAATTAAACCAAGTGACGTCAATCggcacagtgaatgaacctggttcagttgctgagcagcacaaaaacacacatgtagatgacttgttgatgccacaattcccatcGCTGCTTATTACGCACGCAAAAGTGGACGGTAGCTGCACAGGACCTAATCTACAACTTCAGAGGAAACCCTTCAGGTTTCCACACTATTTCAGTAACCAGATTTAGCTATAACACCGGAGTTATCGTGGAAACGTCTGGCCTAAGTTTATatcgtacccccccccccccacatcgtGATATACATCGTATCGCCCCCCCCACCCCGCATTGTGATATACGTCATATCGCCCCCCCACCCTGCATTGTGATATACATCATATCGCCCCCCCGCATTGTGATATACATCATATTGCCCCCCCCGCATTGTGATATACATCATATTGCCCCCCCCGCATTGTGATATAAATCATATCGCCCCCCCCGCATTGTGATATAAATCATATCGCCCCCCCCTGCATTGTGATATACATCATATCGCCCCCCCACCCCGCATTGTGATATACATCATATCGCCCCCCCCCGCATTGTGATATAAATCATATCGCCCCCCCCCGCATTGTGATATACATCATATCGCCCCCCCCCCCGCATTGTGATATACATCATATCGCCCCCCCCCGCATTGTGATATACATCATATTGCCCCCCCCGCATTGTGATATACATCATatcgccccccccccccgcattgtGATATAAATCATATCGCCCCCCCCCGCATTGTGATATATATCATATCGCCCCCCCCCCGCATTGTGATATACATCATATTGCCCCCCCCGCATTGTGATATACATCATATCGCCCCCCCCCCGCATTGTGATATAAATCATATCGCCCCCCCCCGCATTGTGATATATATCATATCGCCCCCCCCCGCATTGTGATATATATCATATCGCCCCCCCCCGCATTGTGATATATATCATATTGCCCCCCCTGCATTGTGATATACATCATATCGCCCCCCCGCATTGTGATATAAATCATATTGCCCCCCCCCGCATTGTGATATACATCATATCGCCCCCCCCCGcattgtgatatatatcgtacCCCCCCCCGCATTGTGATATAAATCATATCGCCTCCCCTGTAATGTGATATACATTGTATCGCCCCCCCACCCGcattgtgatatatatcgtaaccccccccccccgcattgtgatatatatcgtatcgcCTCCCCTGTAATGTGATATACATTGTATCGCCCCCCCACCCGcattgtgatatatatcgtaaccccccccccccgcattgtGATATACATCGTATCGCCTCCCCTGTAATGTGATATACTGTCATTTCATGGAACAACCAGTAGGTTATTGGCAGCGAAGCGAAGTGATCTTGAAGGGGCGTGTTTCTGCAGGGAAGATGACTGATAGTTGCTTCCAGTTGGATAATGCGCCACGTCATATAGCTTAAATCATCtctgactggtttcttgaacatcacaaagtactcaaatggcctccaccAGAGCTCAgtccaatagagcacctttgggatgtggtagaACGGGAGATGTGCATCATGGATGTGCGGCCGACAAACCTGCAGCAACTGCGTGATCCTATAATGTCAACATACAACAGactctgaaggcaaaagggggtcacACCCAGTACTGATCACATGTTTTTGTTGGTCCGTGAACGCACCGTTACCAAGCAGCAGTAGAAAAAATCCAAAATTTTTCCCAGTCTGAACTCATCATGGCTGAGTAGTAATTTTCTCTAGATGTGGACGTTTTTACTTATCAGAAAAGAAATCTTGATTCTAttctcagagggcaccatctagaggccagAAAAATATATAGCACCTTAAGCCACTCTCCTTACTTCCATGATTATAGCTGGAGGCAACCTCTAGTCAGCCAAACGAGCTAAAAGACATCATTTTACAAGTTATTGTCACGTTATGTTGTTTGGTCATTATAGTAAAACAGAAACTGACGCCTTTGTTTTATCACAATCGCGTTTACGGATttctaaaataatcatacataatTCCAACCTGGCAAGGCgtcctatatatgtaaatatatagtctggccaccaaCCATTAAAAACCATGGAAAGAGGGTGGGGACTATTGTCGTCTTTCAAACTGTGGCTCGCTATTGGAcaatgctaggaccaatcagagctatTAACAATGTGACGGAAATCAGTCAACGGGGCGGTACGCTGTACGCCATCAATGAAGAGGCAAACAcatcttttttcaaaataaaggacttaagtactcaTGTCtgatcatgtcatcaaagaaaatcTCATGTTTAAGTTGCCCAAAGTTTATACCAGAGCCATTTCCATTTGATCACCGTTCCtgagctgacgccatctttgtagttttctaTGTTGCAGCTCTGGTGTTAAGCCTGCCCaacaaacagagtgctgtgattggcagaCCTAAAATTGTTCAAGCCAATGGTAGAGCTGCTGAGgcttcaatggagcatggctagaccgacctgctacATTTACGTTTGGTTTTGGCTAACGTAATTCCTGAAAGAGGGAAAACTCCGGATtggtggtttaagtacctgaaatGTAACAGATGTAAAGTGAACATCTGCTAATTCTAGTTGAAATCAGCCGGATCAGTGCTGAAACCAGAATCTGCGTTCATCTGCTTGTTCTTTCTATAAAAACTGGGTCGTGCTCTGGGTCAGTCACTAAAGGAGGACACTGAGGTCTttggggtcaaaggtcaggctGTGCTGTAGTTTCTGTTCACCTTTCCGGTGGACTTCACCCCCTTCCAGACACAGAAGTAGCAGACCAGCCAGACGGCGGCCAGACACAGAACCAGCTTCCAGCTGACTGGACCCAGCTCGTCTAAAGTGTCCGACAGACGCAACACCTCCCGTCTGGAACACACAGGCAGCAGTTAGACCTAGACCCGCCATGGACACCCACATCTAAACGCTTCACACTCACTCCCAGAACTCCATGACAGGAGAGGTGGCATTCTCCGGCAGGCTGCTCCCGTTGGTGCTCTGGTTGAAGTGCTCGAACAAAACGCACGCATCTGCAGGACGGAGTTAACAAACTTTTACTTCTTGCTCACGTTCTCCACGGCGCTGCGTTCTGTCGTTACCCACTGGTGTTCCACGTGTTGTTGCAGTGCGACCACGGCAGCTCCGCCTGGAAGCTGTAGCACAGGTAGAAGAGGGCCCATGCCAGGATGACAATATAGTACACGCAGCCATGCAGGATCATCACCTGGCTGGCGTAGCCGAGGCCTGCAGGGACACAACCGGATCACATCTCCACATAAATCATCATCAAAGCCTCCATGCTGGCACGCTTCACCATCAGCTCCAGATGAAAGCGtcctttcactcacacacactgcttGCTGCCTACACCTACTTAGGCTTCATGGGGATGAGTGATTGTCTCATGAGATCTGGACTGGAGTTCTGTTCAGACAAACAGCTGGTTATGGTGTCTGCTCATGAAATTCAGGCTTTTAATCTGACAATAAACATGCAGCCAAGAGAGAATTTTACACATTAGCATCAGTTTAGAGTCATTTACTGATCTTTTAGTGTACTTCCTGTCTTTGTTGCATCTGTTTTGCCTTTTCAAAGAACTTTAAAGCTGTTAAACTTCAGGAAGAAAGTTCAAAATAACAGGTTTTACTAAACCCACCGATCCGAGTTttttgctgctgtaacaagtgaatttcgccactgtgggattaacaagtgtattctattctattttattttcTGCATTAAACAGAATTTGATCCATTCTACAACATTTCTGAAAACTAagccaaacatttcatttggtgttatttattTCTTACACCCTTACCAGCAAaaatatttgactctaaagcTTCTCAGACAATAAAAGCTAATATATGGACCCATTTTGGATTTTATCAACTAAATTAAAGACAAGAATTGGACGTGTCCTCTAGGTTTTCAGTATGTTTTAAGGTTTTAAGGCAGAGCGTTTCACCACAGCCTATCATAATCTAATAATTGACACAATAATCGTAGTCGAATAGAATCGTTGACACATTAATTGCAATTGAATCTAATCATTGACACAATAATCATAATTGAATTGTTGTCACAATAATCGtagtcgaattgaatcgttgacacaATAATCGTAGTCTAATCGTTGATGCAATAATCGTAGTCAAATTGAATCGTTGACACAATAACCTTAGTCTAATCGAATTGTTGACACAATAATCGTAGTCGAATTGAATTGTTGACACAATAATCTtagtcgaattgaatcgttgacacaATAACCTtagtcgaattgaatcgttgacacaATAATCGTAGTCTAATCGAATTGTTGACACAATAATCATAATCGAATCGAAGACACAATAATCGTAGTCTAATCGAATTGTTGACACAATAATCGtagtcgaattgaatcgttgacacaATAACCTtagtcgaattgaatcgttgacgcaTTAATTGCAATTGAATCTAATCACTGACACAATAATCATAATCAAAACGTTGTCACAATAATCGTAGTCTAATCGTTGATGCAATAATCGTAGTCAAATTGAATCGTTGACACAATAACCTTAGTCTAATCGAATTGTTGACACAATAATCGTAGTCGAATTGAATCATTGTCACAATAATCGTAGTCTAATCGAATTGTTGACACAATAATCATAATCGAATCGAAGACACAATAATCGTAGTCTAATCGAATTGTTGACACAATAATCGTAGTCTAATCGAATTGTTGACACAATAATCGtagtcattgggcaagacacttaacccaccttgcctgctggtggtggtaagAGGGGCTGGTGGCCTCTGTGTCCGatagcctcgcctttgtcagtgcgccccagggcagcggtGGCTGATCATCACCAGTGTGCAAATGTGTGTTTGAATGGGTGATGACGATTGTGTTGTGAATCGTCATGGGGGTTGTTAAAATgaaagtcccatagttgtcacactGGTGCGTGAAATTTGTTTTtgccatttgacccatccctgtggggagcttcTGGGATTAGAATCCCGatatcccagtcccagggtggacactcataccactaggccactgagttggggttgtagaacccaagagggcgctacacaaatacaggccattttactattctattcatccatccatacatc
This sequence is a window from Nothobranchius furzeri strain GRZ-AD chromosome 14, NfurGRZ-RIMD1, whole genome shotgun sequence. Protein-coding genes within it:
- the LOC107381080 gene encoding sodium- and chloride-dependent GABA transporter 2 — its product is MGVCVSLPEPVMADLQPSHQTDQPLNKFQQGHLPNGNQAPGDGLQARGQWASKAEFLLAVAGQIIGLGNVWRFPYLCYKNGGGVFFVPYLLFLVLCGIPLFLLETSLGQYTSLGGVSAWRTICPLFGGLGYASQVMILHGCVYYIVILAWALFYLCYSFQAELPWSHCNNTWNTNACVLFEHFNQSTNGSSLPENATSPVMEFWEREVLRLSDTLDELGPVSWKLVLCLAAVWLVCYFCVWKGVKSTGKVVYLTATFPYAMLLVLLVRGATLPGAMQGIVYYLKPNHTRLADPQVWMDAGTQVFFSYGICLGSLTALGSYNKYNNDCYKDSFLLCLLNSSTSFLAGFAIFSVLGFMAEEQGVDIAAVAQSGPGLAFIAYPRAVAMMPLPQLWAVCFFLMIIMLGLDTQFVSLEALMTSVTDLYPHLIRRGRRRELLLLVVCVVCFLVGLVMVTPGGLYVFQIYDHFSCSGASLLLLSIFQSLAIGWVYGAERFSSNIRDMTGYDPLPVFRLCWKYLTPAVCTATFIFSLVRWSPLALGKGLVAPLWASTLGWLLTLSSVSLLPIWAIYALATTPGTLAQRFQFLCSPTPVSSPAFSHISTSSSLLTYNPVRPFSGKPKEQMVELIQEKTT